The Apis mellifera strain DH4 linkage group LG8, Amel_HAv3.1, whole genome shotgun sequence genome contains a region encoding:
- the LOC411731 gene encoding endoplasmic reticulum metallopeptidase 1 encodes MQTMRDGIRLRQHVSKRSTSDVLYEDKASSKKKEVLPNETQHLLFLFTFYLFVSIIIITFEKKLPEPLTISKEGLYPGRFIAERAHNHLLNITSIGPRIVGSYENEVLAIKYLTNIINNIVKGANENHKILVNVTKHSGAFPLKFLDGMTNVYRNVQNVIVKIGPHRSTQSSLLINCHFDTFPESPGGSDDGASCAVMLEILRVISHSSKLLKHNIIFLFNGAEENLLQASHGFITQHPWAKEVRAFINLEACGAGGRELLFQAGPDSSWMLQIYAASVPYPYASSLAQEIFESGIVPGDTDFRIFRDFGNVSGLDFAWATNGYVYHTKFDNIHQIPLGSLQRTGDNILALLQGIILDNYLSEIPFQDHTGNPVFFDFLGTFVIRWPQYMACTINIISIIVSIYSIYLNIQNARRDTKKSIYLKHLLLCTGAIIVSWLISILSCTLIALILTKLGKVMSWYARPAWLFFLYVVPTIFISMTFFLFIGSRQKKEVKSAWILYQIYCDSYSIIWISVLSFCVVFEIRSGFIPLHWVVFPTVGNIIRCNFFNKWRGWKWLFYYLMTTCLPYIQSFYLIIGALYLFIPIMGRSGSSINSEVVMANMLCILFSLLLSFTLPFVLLIKNAERILSVLMGIFLITIGVLILTPLGFPYSGDLSSLAPERFMIAHTQKQYYDVDGNLRYSGTGYWIADLDMNSPHSVEAVVPEIGAVMSTIKDCEKELYCGLPYFMPVTTFLWKTSWIPGPAPLISIPTKLELISKSIKQNIVSFTFNVTGPDHISIILSPYKGVHLQKWSILEGKPLEGPKWNNRETYFIYYSCASDCVPFTFSLELNINNMPKTPCLSIALGGHFLHGEHQTSLRFKRFLAQFPSWSVVTPWTATYTSWQF; translated from the exons atgcaGACAATG AGAGACGGAATAAGATTACGTCAACATGTCTCTAAAAGATCTACTAGTGATGTGTTATATGAGGATAAAGCTTcttcaaagaagaaagaagtacTGCCAAATGAAACTCaacatttactttttctttttacattttatctttttgtgtccattattattatcacatttgaaaagaaattacctGAACCATTAACAATAAGTAAAGAAGGTTTATATCCTGGAAGATTTATTGCTGAAAGAGCACATAATCATCTTCTGAATATTACATCTATTGGACCACGAATTGTTGGAAGTTATGAAAATGAAGTATtggcaattaaatatttaactaatatcattaataatatagttaaaGGAGCCAATGAGAATCATAAGATTCTAGTCAATGTAACCAAGCATAGTGGAgcttttcctttaaaatttttagatggaATGACAAATGTATATAGAAATGTTCAAAATGTCATTGTTAAAATTGGTCCTCATAGATCTACTCAGAGtagtttattgataaattgtcATTTTGATACTTTTCCAGAAAGTCCTG gtgGATCTGATGATGGAGCTAGTTGTGCTGTGATGTTAGAAATTTTACGTGTAATTAGTCAtagttcaaaattattaaagcataacattatatttttatttaatggtgctgaagaaaatttattacag gCTTCCCATGGCTTTATAACACAACATCCTTGGGCTAAAGAAGTGCgagcttttataaatttagaagcTTGTGGTGCAGGTGGTCGCGAATTATTGTTTCAGGCTGGACCTGATAGTTCTTGGATGCTTCaa atatatgcTGCATCTGTTCCTTATCCTTATGCATCATCCTTAGctcaagaaatatttgaaagtggCATTGTACCTGGAGATActgattttcgaatatttagagACTTTGGAAATGTTTCTg gcCTTGATTTTGCATGGGCAACTAATGGATATGTGTACCAtactaaatttgataatattcatcaaataCCATTAGGATCTTTACAAAGAACTGGAGATAATATTCTTGCTTTATTACAaggaataatattagataattatttatccgaGATACCATTTCAAGATCACACAGGAAACCCtgtattttttgatttcttagGTACATTTGTTATCAGATGGCCTCAATATATGGCatgtacaattaatattattagcatAATCGTTagtatatattcgatatatttaaatatacaaaatgctCGCCGAG atacaaaaaaatcaatatatttaaaacatttattattatgtacggGAGCAATAATTGTTTCGTGGCTAATATCTATACTTTCATGCACATTAATCGCACTTATTCTTACTAAACTTGGAAAAGTTATGAGTTGGTATGCAAGACCAGCATGGTTATTTTTTCTGTATGTGGTTCCAACTATTTTCATATcaatgacattttttttattcattggcTCACGTCAAAAAAAg GAAGTTAAATCTGCAtggattttatatcaaatatattgtgATTCATATTCCATAATATGGATATCTGTTCTTTCCTTTTGTGTTGTATTTGAGATACGATCTGGTTTTATACCATTACATTGGGTTGTATTTCCTACTGttggaaatataattcgatGTAATTTCTTTAACAAATGGAgag GTTGGAAATggctgttttattatttaatgacgACATGTCTACCTTATatacaatctttttatttaataattggagctctttatctttttatacctATAATGGGACGATCTGGTAGCAGTATAAATTCGGAAGTTGTTATGGCTAATATGTTATGCATTCTCTTTTCTCTGCTACTTAGTTTCACg ttaccatttgtacttttaataaaaaatgcagAGAGAATCTTAAGTGTATTAatgggaatatttttaataactataggagtattaattttaactccaCTTGGTTTTCCTTATAGTGGTGATTTATCATCATTAGCACCAGAACGATTTATGATTGCG cacacacaaaaacaatattatgatGTTGATGGTAATTTACGTTATTCTGGAACGGGATATTGGATAGCTGATTTAGATATGAATAGTCCACATAGTGTGGAAGCTGTGGTACCTGAAATAGGTGCAGTAATGTCAACAATAAAAGAttgtgaaaaagaattatattgcgGCCTACCATATTTTATGCCTGTTACAACATTTTTatg gaaAACAAGTTGGATTCCAGGCCCTGCTCCATTAATTAGCATTCCAACAAAACTTGAACTTATTTCAAAgtctataaaacaaaatattgtcAGTTTTACCTTTAATGTTACAg gtcCGGAtcatataagtataattttatctccATATAAAGGAGTTCATTTACAAAAGTGGTCTATTTTAGAAGGGAAACCATTAGAAGGACCTAAATGGAATAATAGAGAaacgtattttatttattattcttgtgCATCTGATTGTGTTCCTTTTACATTTTCCCTTGAATTGAat ataaataatatgccGAAAACTCCATGCTTATCAATAGCATTAGGTGGTCATTTTTTACATGGTGAACACCAAACATCTTTAAGATTCAAACGATTCTTAGCACAATTTCCATCTTGGTCAGTCGTCACTCCATGGACAGCAACATACACTTCTTGgcaattttaa
- the LOC411732 gene encoding trimeric intracellular cation channel type 1B.1, whose protein sequence is MDPEAFLDMANQVIKLKMFPYFDIAHCVLCALHVREDLGPGAQAFSRKHPLSCWLSTMLVVFASGMLCNGLLGEPILAPLKNTPQVIVATIVWYVIFYTPFDIGYKIAKFLPVKIVCATMKEIYRCKKVYDGVTHAGKLYPNAYLIMVLIGTLKGNGAGFTKLFERLIRGVWTPTAMEFMQPSFPTKASMVASIIFVLDKKTDLISAPHALVYFGIVIFFVYFKLSSILLGIHDPFVPFENLFCALFLGGIWDSLAKLLGRGQAKDEKADAKKKD, encoded by the exons ATGGATCCCGAAGCATTCCTGGATATGGCCAATCAGgtcattaaattgaaaatgttccCGTACTTTGATATCGCACACTGCGTACTCTGTGCATTACACGTCAGAGAAGATTTAGGACCCG gTGCTCAAGCATTTTCTCGGAAACATCCTCTATCATGTTGGCTTTCAACAATGTTGGTAGTGTTTGCAAGTGGTATGCTATGCAATGGTCTTTTAGGAGAACCTATTCTTGCACCTTTAAAAAACACACCACAAGTAATAGTAGCAACCATTGTTTg gtatgtgatattttatacacCATTTGATATTGGATATAAAATTGCTAAATTTTTACCAGTAAAAATTGTATGTGCTactatgaaagaaatatatag GTGTAAAAAAGTATATGATGGAGTAACTCATGCAGGAAAACTGTATCCAAATGCATATCTTATTATGGTATTAATTGGAACACTCAAAg gaaatggAGCAGGTTTTACAAAACTTTTTGAACGACTTATACGGGGAGTATGGACTCCAACTGCTATGGAATTTATGCAACCTAGTTT cCCTACAAAAGCATCAATGGTTGCATCCATTATTTTCGTCCTAGACAAAAAGACTGATCTTATTTCGGCACCTCACGCACTGGTTTATTTTGGTATCGTTATTTTCTTCGTGTATTTCAAG ctATCATCTATTCTACTTGGAATCCATGATCCGTTTGTACCATTCGAAAATCTATTCTGTGCGTTATTCCTCGGAGGAATTTGGGATTCGTTAGCCAAATTGCTGGGCCGAGGCCAAGCTAAAGACGAGAAAGCAGATGccaaaaaaaaggattaa
- the LOC102654641 gene encoding uncharacterized protein LOC102654641, with the protein MEQMKMIKTLQQSQQEYKSPFCWYNIVADMLMKVIADEERVQQREIIKSLSSDNIKRMNEKICDQRNKSVEKPSHLARKNNLNTIIKEKKIRCVPYSQFRPKENYLTDRKEDHPSLLRPTRDTEFETIECPELVSKTSMDSKLNDISSLTKNYETYESPFLKCPLCGWEDIKNKEIENSKKNYIPCSAYNKDIFGIYTNCAGCDKVTRDNLPYQSLGNHDLSIYCSKKDVNFCGDSEILRELPKYTSNENLITKSKSTSVEYVKEKQKTYTNAEVQYDTDSKKSSKHDIETPMQINIPVMTNKLQFDTIKASTHLKIILSDPNKSKPLAIENACQDMKFIQSPKLETSSKETQVFPEKIHQSKKIDIDTNTINYIDKEVQNTVSTSRIKKCVSLQTLNQIDQKQNQTDKYKKSSTESKEVLVNIIDQISKGIQTTIFVSRGNLTCHISLQNMKETGTTMSIHQIRNIGCVTKESKQFKSNFVQCVSKEKFPSLIQSKSCNSVTYIQKDWNTDLKHCVKKKSQESEDSCLINTCPKNILHLCKEDPSVMSLLQQLLQNILFIHEEKTQCGKLKKQIDFPDDYKYYPKENCLINPTKMVSAIKSHIMMLELKDIKELKESYQKLGTKSFSQGVQKKPSLKKIDTSICNNKLIMTEEIFVPIFRSTITKQDEKQKIMDKKKKFLMTDKNVCTYLNCKDIGINGSFHRDIQIQSDSQLFKDSACLARDIRQRVNVGVQKRDPILVRVIKCNENQAIVRSDKETMMTDMNYEKKYISKRIETCGRSTCIPSTICKKLSETNLNCALYKERANQIIDNYYKQSFKNNICDINCKNNMLYDWTNVTNNVVNSKIPMCIRSQKYMYARNK; encoded by the exons ATGGAGCAAATGAAGATGATTAAAACTCTACAACAATCTCAACAAGAATATAAATCACCATTTTGTTGGTACAATATAGTAGCAGATATGTTGATGAAAGTAATTGCAGATGAGGAAAGAGTTCAGCAACGAGAAATAATCAAATCCTTAAGTAGTGATAacataaaaagaatgaatgaaaaaatttgtgaTCAGAGAAACAAATCAGTAGAAAAACCATCTCATTTGGCCAGGAAAAACAACttgaatacaataataaaagaaaaaaaaataagatgtgTTCCTTATTCACAATTTAGACCAAAGGAGAATTATTTAACAGATCGGAAAGAAGATCATCCATCACTTTTAAGACCAACTAGAGATACCGAATTTGAAacaatcg aatgtcCTGAGCTTGTTTCAAAAACTTCAATGGATTCTAAACTTaatgatatttcttctttaacaaaaaattatgagaCTTATGAATcaccatttttaaaatgtccATTATGTGGTTgggaagatataaaaaataaggaaattgaaaactcaaaaaaaaattatattccttgttctgcatataataaagatatttttggaatttatacTAATTGTGCTGGATGTGACAAAGTTACACGTGAta ATCTGCCTTATCAATCTCTGGGCAACCATGATCTATCGATCTATTGTTCAAAAAAAGATGTGAATTTTTGTGGAGATTCCGAAATTTTACGGGAATTACCAAAATATAcatctaatgaaaatttaataacaaaatctaAATCAACATCAGTAGaatatgtaaaagaaaaacaaaaaacatatACAAATGCAGAAGTACAATATGATACTGATTCTAAAAAGAGTTCAAAACATGATATAGAAACACcaatgcaaataaatattcccGTAATGACAAATAAATTGCAGTTTGATACCATAAAAGCTTCtactcatttaaaaataattttatcagatCCAAATAAATCAAAACCACTCGCAATAGAAAATGCTTGTCaagatatgaaatttatacagAGTCCAAAATTAGAAACATCCTCGAAAGAAACACAAGTTTTTCCTGAAAAGATTCATCAATccaaaaaaatcgatatagatACTAATACGatcaattatattgataaagaaGTGCAGAATACAGTTTCTACaagtcgaataaaaaaatgtgtttCACTTCAAACTTTGAatcaaattgatcaaaaacaaaatcaaactgataaatataagaaaagttCTACAGAATCAAAAGAAgtattagtaaatattatagatcaaATTTCGAAAGGAATACAAACTACTATTTTTGTATCACGAGGAAATTTAACTTGTCATATATCTTTACAAAACATGAAAGAAACTGGTACTACTATGTCCATACATCAAATTCGTAATATTGGTTGTGTAACAAAAGAaagtaaacaatttaaatcgaaCTTTGTACAATGcgtttctaaagaaaaatttccatctttAATTCAATCCAAGTCGTGTAATTCTGTAACATATATTCAAAAGGATTGGAATACGGATTTGAAACAttgtgtaaaaaagaaaagt caaGAATCTGAAGATTCATGTTTAATAAACACGTgtccaaaaaatatattacatcttTGTAAAGAAGATCCTTCCGTGATGTCACTTTTACAACAACTTTTgcagaatatattattcatacacGAAGAGAAAACGCAATgtgggaaattaaaaaaacaaatcgatT TTCcagatgattataaatattatccgaAAGAGAACTGTTTAATCAATCCAACAAAAATGGTGTCAGCAATCAAAAGTCATATCATGATGTTAGAATTGAAAGATATCAAGGAACTGAAAGAATCCTATCAGAAATTAGGTACAAAATCGTTTTCTCAAGGAGTTCAAAAAAAAcctagtttaaaaaaaattgacaccTCTATCTGTaacaataaattgataatgactgaagaaatatttgtgcCAATATTTCGATCTACGATTACAAAACaggatgaaaaacaaaaaataatggacaagaaaaaaaagtttttaatgacAGATAAGAATGTTTGCACTTATTTGAATTGCAAGGATATTGGTATTAATGGATCGTTTCATCGTGACATACAAATTCAAAGTGATTCTCAATTGTTCAAAGATTCTGCATGCTTAGCAAGAGATATAAGACAAAGAGTAAACGTAGGTGTTCAAAAACGGGATCCTATACTGGTTCGAGTGATCAAATGCAATGAAAATCAAGCAATAGTAAGATCGGATAAAGAAACTATGATGACAgatatgaattatgaaaagaaatatataagtaaacgAATAGAAACATGTGGTCGATCTACTTGTATTCCATCtactatttgtaaaaaattgagcGAAACTAATTTGAATTGTGCTCTTTACAAGGAACGTGCAAatcaaataatcgataattattataaacaatcatttaagaataatatatgcgatataaattgtaaaaataacatGCTCTATGACTGGACTAATGTAACAAATAATGttgttaattcgaaaattccgaTGTGTATAAGATCgcagaaatatatgtatgcaagaaataaataa